In Cellulomonas sp. Y8, the genomic stretch ATGACGCCGCCGAGGAACAGCTCGGTCCCGTCGTACAGCGCGTCGACGTCGATCTCGATCGCGTCGTCGAGGAACCGGTCGATCAGCAGCGGGGGCAGCGCGCCGCCGCGGGCGGTCGCCTCGGCCAGCGCGCGCTCGACGTACTCGGTGAGCTGCTCGTCGGAGTAGACGATCTCCATGCCGCGGCCGCCGAGGACGTACGACGGGCGCACGAGCACCGGGTAGCCGATCCGGGCGGCGGTCTCCCGCGCGACCGGCAGCGTGGTGGCGGTGCCGAACGCCGGCGCGGGCAGGCCCGCCGCGGCGAGCACGGCGCCGAACGCGCCGCGGTCCTCCGCGGCGTCGATCGCGGCCGGCGGGGTGCCCAGGATCGGCAGGCCGGCGTCCTCCAGGCGCTGCGCGAGCGACAGCGGGGTCTGGCCGCCGAGCTGCACGATGATCCCGGCGACCGGGCCGGCGGCCTTCTCGGCCTCGTAGACCTCGAGGACGTCCTCGAAGGTCAGCGGCTCGAAGTACAGCCGGTCCGCGGTGTCGTAGTCCGTGGACACGGTCTCGGGGTTGCAGTTGACCATGACGGTCTCGTACTCGCCCTTGAGCGCCAGCGTCGCGTGCACGCAGGAGTAGTCGAACTCGATGCCCTGGCCGATGCGGTTCGGGCCCGAGCCGAGGATGAGCACCGCCGGGCGCTCGCGCGGGGCGACCTCGGTCTCCTCGTCGTAGGACGAGTAGTGGTACGGCGTGCGGGCCGCGAACTCGGCGGCGCAGGTGTCGACCGTCTTGTAGACCGGGCGGACGCCGAGCGCCTGGCGCACCTCGCGCGCCACGTCCTCGCCGATCCCGCGCAGCTGCGCGACCTGGACGTCGGACAGCCCGTGCCGCTTGGCGCGGCGCAGCACCGCGGCCGTCAGCTCCGGCGCGGCGGCGGTCTCCGCGGCGACCTCGTTGATCAGCTGCAGCTGGTCGAGGAACCACGGGTCGATGCCGGTGCGGGCGTACACCTCGTCGACGGAGACGCCGGCGCGCAGCACCTGCTGCACGTCGACCAGGCGGTGCTCGGTCGGGCGGGAGATGGTCGCGACCAGCGCGTCCAGCGCCTCGCCGGTGAGCGCCTCGCCGTCCCAGTGGAACGTCGTGCCCTTCCGGTCGATGGACCGCATGGCCTTGCCGAGCGCCTCGGTGAAGTTGCGGCCCAGGGCCATGGCCTCGCCGACGGACTTCATCGTGGTGGTCAGCGTCGGGTCGGCGGCCGGGAACTTCTCGAACGCGAACCGCGGCACCTTGACGACGACGTAGTCGAGCGTGGGCTCGAACGACGCCGGGGTGGAGCCGGTGATGTCGTTCGGGATCTCGTCCAGCGTGTAGCCGACGGCCAGGCGGGCCGCGATCTTCGCGATCGGGAAGCCCGTGGCCTTGGACGCCAGCGCCGACGACCGCGACACGCGCGGGTTCATCTCGATGACGATGATCCGGCCGGTGTCCGGGTTCACCGCGAACTGGATGTTGCAGCCGCCGGTGTCGACGCCGACCTCGCGGATCACCGCGATGCCGATGTCGCGCAGCCGCTGGTACTCCCGGTCGGTCAGCGTGAGCGCCGGCGCGACGGTGACCGAGTCGCCGGTGTGCACGCCGACCGGGTCGACGTTCTCGATCGAGCAGACGACCACGACGTTGTCCGCCTTGTCGCGCATGAGCTCGAGCTCGTACTCCTTCCAGCCGAGGATCGACTCCTCCAGGAGCACCTCGGTGGTCGGCGAGTAGTGCAGGCCCTGGCCGACGATCCGGCGCAGGTCGGCCTCGTCGTAGGCGATGCCGGAGCCCAGGCCGCCCATGGTGAACGACGGCCGCACGACGACCGGGTAGCCCAGGTCCTCGACGGCGCCCAGCGCGTCGTCGATGGTGTGCACGATCGCCGACCGCGCAGACTCGCCGCCGCAGACCTCGACGACCTGCTTGAACTGCTCGCGGTCCTCGCCCTTCTGGATGGCGGGGATGTTGGCGCCGATCAGCTCGACGCCGTACTCCTCGAGCACGCCGGCCTCGTCCAGCGCGATCGCCGCGTTGAGCGCGGTCTGGCCGCCCAGCGTCGGCAGGATCGCGTCCGGGCGCTCCTTGGCGATGATCGCGGTCAGCACCTCGGTGGTGATCGGCTCGACGTAGGTCGCGTCGGCGAACTCCGGGTCGGTCATGATCGTCGCCGGGTTGGAGTTCACGAGGACGACCCGCAGGCCCTCCTCCTTGAGCACGCGGCACGCCTGGGTGCCGGAGTAGTCGAACTCCGCGGCCTGGCCGATGACGATCGGGCCGGACCCGATGACGAGGACGGAGTGGATGTCGGTGCGGCGAGGCATCAGGCGCCCTTCGTGGTGGAGGTGACGTCGGTGGCCTGGCCGGCGGCGGCGGCACCCTTCTCGGGCTCGCGCATGAGGTCCAGGAACCGGTCGAACAGGTAGGCGGCGTCGTGCGGACCCGCGGCGGCCTCGGGGTGGTACTGCACCGAGAAGGCCGGCAGGTCGAGGGCGGCCAGGCCCTCGACGACGTCGTCGTTGAGGTCGACGTGCGAGACGGTCACGCGGCCGTACCGCCCGCCGTCGTGCGGGGCGACGGACACCTCGTCGAGCGGGGCGTCGACGGCGAAGCCGTGGTTGTGCGCGGTGATCTCGACCCGGCCCGTGGCGCGGTCGAGCACCGGCTGGTTCACGCCGCGGTGCCCGTAGCCGAGCTTGTACGTGCCGTAGCCGAGCGCGCGGCCGAGCAGCTGGTTGCCGTAGCAGATGCCGAAGAACGGGATCTTCCGGTCCAGCACCTCGCGGAGCAGCTCGACCTCGTGGGTCGCCGCGGACGGGTCGCCGGGGCCGTTGGAGAAGAACACGCCGTCCGGGGCGGTGGCGAGCACGTCGTCGATGGACGACTGCGCGGGCAGCACGTGCACCTCGATGCCGCGCTCGGCCATCCGGTTCGGGGTCATCGACTTGATGCCGAGGTCGACGGCGGCGACGCGGGCGACGGGCTCCGCGAGCTCGGCGCCGTCCGGGCCGAGCGCCTTCACGACGTACGCGGCGTCCGTGGAGACCTCGCCGGCCAGGTCCGCGCCCGCCATCTGCGGACGGTCCTGCACCTCGGCGACCAGGTCCTCGGCCGCGCGCCGGCGACCGGCGCCGTCGAGCAGCGCGTCGCCGGACACGATCGCGGCGCGCATCACGCCGCGCTCGCGCAGGTGCCGGGTCAGGGCCCGGGTGTCGAGGCCGGAGATGCCGACGACGCCCTGCGCCGCCAGCTCCTCGTCCAGGCTGCGGTCGCTGCGCCAGTTCGACGCGCGCCGCGCGGGGTCCCGCACGACGTAGCCGGACACCCAGATCCGGCCCGACTCGGGGTCCTCGTCGTTGACGCCGGTGTTGCCGATGTGCGGCGCGGTCATCACGACGATCTGGCGGTGGTAGCTGGGGTCGGTCAGCGTCTCCTGGTACCCGGTCATGCCGGTGTTGAAGACGATCTCGCCCCAGGTGGTGCCGGTGGCCCCGTAGGCCTCGCCGGCGAACGTCCGCCCGTCCTCCAGGACCAGCAGTGCGTCCGTCATGAGCTCTCCTTGGACCCGCCCGCGGCGGGTGTCGATCCGATGAGTGTCTGGGTGGCCGCGCGCAGCTCGTCCGCCTCCTGGCGGTGCCGCAGGCGCAGGCCGGTGTCGAGGCCTCGGGGGTCGTCGACCGGGCTGGGGACCCAGGTCAGCACGACCAGCCCCTCGCCGCCGACGACCTTGCCGGCCATGCCGCCGGAGGTGCCCACCGCGCGCAGCGCCGCGCGCGGGACGAACACGTCCGGCGCCCCTCGTCGTCGCACCACCACGCCGGCCTCGTGGACCGCCACCGTGGCGGCCGAGCGGACGCCGAGGCCGTGCGACCCGACCCGGTCGAGCCAGTCGCCGGAGCGGGTCGTCGACACGTACGTCGCGTCGAGCGGCCCGGTCCGGGCCTCGCCGAGCGCGTCGTCGGCGGGGACGGCCGGCGGCGCGGGGACGGCGTCCGGGCCGCGTCGCAGCCGGCGCCAGCCCTTCGCCATGCCGAGCAGCAGCGCGGCGCCGAGCACGACGAGGATCGTCACGGACAGCCAGGGCGGCATCAGGGCGTCACCCGCCCCGCCGCGAACCGCGGGTCGGCCGGGTCGTCCTGCGGCACGCCGTCGAGCACCGTGGCCCGGCCGCGCAGGAACGTCGCGACGACCCGGCCCGGCAGCTCCCGGCCGCGCAGCGGCGAGTTCGCGGACGCGGTGGCCTGCCGCTCGGGCTCGACCACGCGACGCTGCTCCGGGTCGACCAGCACGAGGTTGGCCGGCTCCCCCACCGCGATCGGGCGGCCGTGGCCCTCGACGCGGCCGATCCGCGCGGGGTTGGTCGACAGCACCCGGGCGACGTCCGCCCAGGTCATCCGGCCGGTGTCGACCATCGTCTGCTGCACGACCGACAGCGCGGTCTCCAGCCCGGTCATGCCGAACGCGGCCGCCGCCCACTCGCAGTCCTTGTCCTCGCGGGTGTGCGGGGCGTGGTCCGTGGCGACGATGTCGATCGTGCCGTCCGCCAGGCCCTCGCGGACCGCGTCGACGTCGGCCTGCGTGCGCAGCGGCGGGTTCACCTTGAACACCGGGTCGTAGCCGCGGGCCTCCTCGTCCGTGAGGACCAGGTGGTGCGGGGTGACCTCGGCGGTGACGTCGATGCCGCGCGACTTCGCCCAGCGGACGATCTCCACCGAGCCGGCCGTCGACAGGTGGCACACGTGCAGCCGCGAGCCGACGTGCTCGGCCAGCAGCACGTCGCGGGCGATGATCGCCTCCTCCGCGACGGCGGGCCACCCGGCCAGGCCGATCTCGGCGGACACGACGCCCTCGTGCATCTGGGCGCCCTCGGTCAGCCGGGGCTCCTGCGCGTGCTGGGCGATCACGCCGTCGAACGCCTTCACGTACTCCAGCGCGCGGCGCATCAGCACCGGGTCGTGCACGCACTTGCCGTCGTCGCTGAACACCCGGACCCGGGCGGCGGAGTCGGCCATCGCGCCGAGCTCGGCGAGGTGCTCCCCCGCCAGGCCCACGCTGACCGCGCCCACCGGGTGCACGTCGGTCCAGCCGGCCTGGGCGCCGAGCCGCCACACCTGCTCGACGACGCCGGCCGTGTCCTGCGTCGGGGTGGTGTTCGCCATCGCGTGCACCGCGGTGAACCCGCCGGCCGCCGCGGCGCGGGTGCCGGACGCGATCGTCTCGGCGTCCTCCCGGCCGGGCTCGCGCAGGTGGGTGTGCAGGTCGACCAGGCCGGGCAGCAGCACCATGCCGGTCGCGTCGACGACGTCGAGGTCGTCGGGCGCGTTCTCGGCCGCATCGCCGGCCTCCGGGCCGATCGCCGCGACCAGGCCGCCGGCGACCAGGACGTCGGTGGGCTCGCCGCCGAGGATGCGGACGTCCTTGAGCAGGTACTGCGCGGTCATGCGGTGGCTCCGGCGGTCGTGGCGGGCGCGGCGGCGGCGGCGGGGGTGCTGGTCAGGGCGGGGACGGCGCCGGTCGCGGGGGTCGCGCCGGCGGTGTCGCCGTCGCCCGCGAGCAGCAGGTAGAGCACCGCCATGCGCACGGCCACGCCGTTCGCGACCTGCTCGACGATCACGGCCCGCGGGGAGTCCGCCGCGTCCGCGGAGATCTCCAGCCCGCGGTTCATCGGCCCGGGGTGCAGCACGATGCTGTGGTCCGGCAGCGTGGCGAGGCGGCGCGCGTCCAGGCCGTAGAGCCGGGTGTACTCCAGCGGGCTCGGGAAGAACCCGCCGCCCGCCGTCGACATCCGCTCGCGCTGCACGCGCAGCATCATCACCGCGTCGGGGCCCTGGGCGAGGACGTCGTCCAGCCGGTAGGACACCTCGGCCGGCCAGGGGCCGACGCCGACGGGCAGCAGCGTCGGCGGGGCCACCAGGGTGACGCGGGCGCCGAGGGTGTGCAGCAGGTCGACGTTCGACCGGGCGACCCGGCTGTGCAGCACGTCGCCGACGACCGCCACGTGCAGGCCGGCGAGGTCGTTGCCGACGCCGTCGGGGTTGGTGGCGCTGCCCGTCAGGTGCCGGCGGATCGTGAACGCGTCGAGCAGCGCCTGCGTCGGGTGCTGGTGCATCCCGTCGCCGGCGTTGACCACCGCGGCCTCGGTCCAGCCGGCGTGCGCGAGCGTGTGCGGAGCGCCGGACGCCTGGTGCCGGATGACGATCGCGTCCGCGCCCATCGCCTGCAGGGTCAGCGCGGTGTCCTTGAGCGACTCGCCCTTGGACACGCTCGACCCCTTGGCCGAGAAGTTGATGACGTCCGCGCTCAACCGCTTGGCGGCCGTCTCGAACGAGATGCGCGTGCGGGTCGAGTCCTCGAAGAACAGGTTGACCACCGTGCGGCCGCGCAGCGTCGGCAGCTTCTTGATCTGCCGGCCCTGCGTCGCGGCCATCTGCGCGGCCGTGTCGAGGACGCGGATCGCGGCGGCGCGGTCGAGGTCGGCCGTGGACAGCAGGTGCCTCATCGCGGGCCCCCCTCGATGACGACCTCGGTGCGGCCGTCCGTCTCGGCGAGCAGCACGCGCACGCGCTCCGCCGTCGACGTCGGGAGGTTCTTGCCGACGAAGTCCGCCCGGATCGGCAGCTCGCGGTGCCCGCGGTCCACCAGGGCGGCGAGCTGCACCGC encodes the following:
- a CDS encoding dihydroorotase, whose amino-acid sequence is MTAQYLLKDVRILGGEPTDVLVAGGLVAAIGPEAGDAAENAPDDLDVVDATGMVLLPGLVDLHTHLREPGREDAETIASGTRAAAAGGFTAVHAMANTTPTQDTAGVVEQVWRLGAQAGWTDVHPVGAVSVGLAGEHLAELGAMADSAARVRVFSDDGKCVHDPVLMRRALEYVKAFDGVIAQHAQEPRLTEGAQMHEGVVSAEIGLAGWPAVAEEAIIARDVLLAEHVGSRLHVCHLSTAGSVEIVRWAKSRGIDVTAEVTPHHLVLTDEEARGYDPVFKVNPPLRTQADVDAVREGLADGTIDIVATDHAPHTREDKDCEWAAAAFGMTGLETALSVVQQTMVDTGRMTWADVARVLSTNPARIGRVEGHGRPIAVGEPANLVLVDPEQRRVVEPERQATASANSPLRGRELPGRVVATFLRGRATVLDGVPQDDPADPRFAAGRVTP
- a CDS encoding aspartate carbamoyltransferase catalytic subunit, coding for MRHLLSTADLDRAAAIRVLDTAAQMAATQGRQIKKLPTLRGRTVVNLFFEDSTRTRISFETAAKRLSADVINFSAKGSSVSKGESLKDTALTLQAMGADAIVIRHQASGAPHTLAHAGWTEAAVVNAGDGMHQHPTQALLDAFTIRRHLTGSATNPDGVGNDLAGLHVAVVGDVLHSRVARSNVDLLHTLGARVTLVAPPTLLPVGVGPWPAEVSYRLDDVLAQGPDAVMMLRVQRERMSTAGGGFFPSPLEYTRLYGLDARRLATLPDHSIVLHPGPMNRGLEISADAADSPRAVIVEQVANGVAVRMAVLYLLLAGDGDTAGATPATGAVPALTSTPAAAAAPATTAGATA
- the carB gene encoding carbamoyl-phosphate synthase large subunit, which encodes MPRRTDIHSVLVIGSGPIVIGQAAEFDYSGTQACRVLKEEGLRVVLVNSNPATIMTDPEFADATYVEPITTEVLTAIIAKERPDAILPTLGGQTALNAAIALDEAGVLEEYGVELIGANIPAIQKGEDREQFKQVVEVCGGESARSAIVHTIDDALGAVEDLGYPVVVRPSFTMGGLGSGIAYDEADLRRIVGQGLHYSPTTEVLLEESILGWKEYELELMRDKADNVVVVCSIENVDPVGVHTGDSVTVAPALTLTDREYQRLRDIGIAVIREVGVDTGGCNIQFAVNPDTGRIIVIEMNPRVSRSSALASKATGFPIAKIAARLAVGYTLDEIPNDITGSTPASFEPTLDYVVVKVPRFAFEKFPAADPTLTTTMKSVGEAMALGRNFTEALGKAMRSIDRKGTTFHWDGEALTGEALDALVATISRPTEHRLVDVQQVLRAGVSVDEVYARTGIDPWFLDQLQLINEVAAETAAAPELTAAVLRRAKRHGLSDVQVAQLRGIGEDVAREVRQALGVRPVYKTVDTCAAEFAARTPYHYSSYDEETEVAPRERPAVLILGSGPNRIGQGIEFDYSCVHATLALKGEYETVMVNCNPETVSTDYDTADRLYFEPLTFEDVLEVYEAEKAAGPVAGIIVQLGGQTPLSLAQRLEDAGLPILGTPPAAIDAAEDRGAFGAVLAAAGLPAPAFGTATTLPVARETAARIGYPVLVRPSYVLGGRGMEIVYSDEQLTEYVERALAEATARGGALPPLLIDRFLDDAIEIDVDALYDGTELFLGGVMEHIEEAGIHSGDSACVLPPVSLSESELQRISVSTEAIAAGVGVRGLLNIQFALVSDVLYVLEANPRASRTVPFVSKATGVPLAKAAALVMTGRSIADLRASGVLPVDDASVIDLDAPIAVKEAVLPFKRFRTGDGTVVDTVLGPEMRSTGEVMGFDTDFPTAFAKSQSAAFGGLPTSGRAFISVADRDKRSIVFPVKRLQELGFEILATDGTAAVLKRNGIASTVVRKFSSGRGPAGEPTIVDLISAGEVDIVVNTPSGQGARADGYEIRAATTAADKAIVTTVQQLGAAVQGIEAALAGPFGVASLQEHDAATAGRRAAVAAGAAVAGGSGVVA
- the carA gene encoding glutamine-hydrolyzing carbamoyl-phosphate synthase small subunit, with product MTDALLVLEDGRTFAGEAYGATGTTWGEIVFNTGMTGYQETLTDPSYHRQIVVMTAPHIGNTGVNDEDPESGRIWVSGYVVRDPARRASNWRSDRSLDEELAAQGVVGISGLDTRALTRHLRERGVMRAAIVSGDALLDGAGRRRAAEDLVAEVQDRPQMAGADLAGEVSTDAAYVVKALGPDGAELAEPVARVAAVDLGIKSMTPNRMAERGIEVHVLPAQSSIDDVLATAPDGVFFSNGPGDPSAATHEVELLREVLDRKIPFFGICYGNQLLGRALGYGTYKLGYGHRGVNQPVLDRATGRVEITAHNHGFAVDAPLDEVSVAPHDGGRYGRVTVSHVDLNDDVVEGLAALDLPAFSVQYHPEAAAGPHDAAYLFDRFLDLMREPEKGAAAAGQATDVTSTTKGA